The DNA window CCTGACAATATCGAAATCATCTACCTACCTCCATACTCACCTGAGCTAAATCCGATTGAAAGATTGTGGAAGTACATGAAAACACACTTTATTCATAATCGTGTCTTCGATTCACTCAAGCAAATGATGGCACACATGGTAGACGTGTTTGGAGACTTGACTAACGAGACTGTTTCATCGTTGTGCCATTGCAGTTATCTTGATTTATGACATTACAAAATAAACTTTGTATTAGTCAGTTTCCTATTATTAACTCCTAAGCTAATTCTTATATATTTATAATAGAGAAATGACTAACTTGACTAACTTTAGTAACTCTTGGAGTATGGAACTACCGACGTCCCCGTCGGTTCTTGCGCGTTGAAACCGACGAGGACGTCGGTAATTCCATGAGGAGAACGGAGTATGGTGGCGTTCGATTATGGATTATTCGCGTCTTCGTTGCCGACGGGGACGTCGGCATTCCATGAGGCGGGCATATCCGTTCACCCCAATGGTTTTACTCGATTTTTTTTAGGTGGGCAATAATGCGTTTGTTGCCGGCTCCGATGGGCACCTCATAGCTCTGTTTTCGTAATTCGTCCATGACCCGGCGGGA is part of the Candidatus Cloacimonadaceae bacterium genome and encodes:
- a CDS encoding transposase, coding for MIYLPPYSPELNPIERLWKYMKTHFIHNRVFDSLKQMMAHMVDVFGDLTNETVSSLCHCSYLDL